The sequence CTACTTCTGCTTTTGCTTGTGCTTTACTTGCCTTTTACGAAAAAATTAAAGTAGCCCATATTGAAGCTGGGTTAAGAACCGAAGATAAGTATCAACCTTATCCGGAAGAAATGAATCGTCGTTTAATTTCTCCTCTTGCGGATATTAATTTTGCTCCCACTAAGATAGCCGAAAAAAATCTTTTGAAAGAAAATATTCCTAAGAAAAAAATTTTTATTACGGGAAATACGGTTGTTGATGCTCTTTTAAGAATTAAAAAAAAATTCAACATAAAAGGTAATATTAAAAAGAAGAAGAATATTCTTGTTACTATTCATCGACGAGAAAATTGGGGGAGACCCTTAGAAGAAGTTTGTGAGGCGATTAAAAGTTTAACCGAAATTTTTCCATTTTTAAAATTTTACATCCCGGTTCATTTAAATCCTAATGTTAAAAAAGTAATCTATAGAAAACTAGAAAACATTTCTCAAGTAGTTCTTTTACCCCCTTTACCCTACTTTCAATTTTTGCAACTTATGGGAGAGAGTTTTTTAATTCTAACCGATTCAGGTGGAATTTGTGAAGAAGCACCTAGTTTTAATGTACCTGTACTAATTTTGCGTAACAAAACTGAACGGAAAGAGGCGGTAATAAAAGGATTAGCAAAATTAGTGGGTACTTCTTATAAAAGTATAATAAAGAATGTGAGCGAACTAATAATTGATTCAAGAAAGTATTATCAAATGGTTAAAAAAACCAATCCTTTTGGTGATGGGAAAGCAGCCACAAGGATTGTTGAGTATTTAAAATTTTATTATGGATTTACAACCAAAAAACCAAAATCTTTTAACAGCGGAGATTAGATTAAACTTCCTTTCTTTTATTTTGTTTTTGATCCTTCAAGCCTTTTTTTTAGTTATTTCTTTTTACTATGATTTACGTTATTTTTTACTTCCCCTATTGTTTTTTCTTTTTTTATCCTTTTTAATTTTAGATAAAAACCGTTTAAAAATTTTTTTAATTTTTACTATCTTTTTTGCATCACTCTTGATGAAACCAACTTCTCGCAGATGGGTACTCTTAAGATTAGAAGAAATTCCATTTCTTGTACTTCTTTTTTTGACTTTCTTAGCCTTTGAAAGAAAAGAAAAATATCGTTTACAAACAAAAAAGGATTATTTATTATTAGGTTTTCTTTTGTGGACCTGTTTTTCTTTCTTTTACGGAATTTTTTTAGGCAACTCTTTGTATCAAGCAATTGATGATTTTCTTTTAGTATTTTTTTATGCTTTTTATTTCTTAGTATTAATTTATTTTCAAGAAGAAAAATGGCAAAAAATTTTAATGGTTTCAATTATTATTATTTCTGTTTTGGTGTCTTTACAATATGTAGTTCCTTTTTTACTTACTTTTCATATTAAAAGATATGCTACTGACCAACAGCATCTTTTTAATATTGGTTATCCTTTATTAGTTTCCTATATTATCTTTGGTGAGAAAGAAAAATATAAAATTCTTGCAGGTTTATCATTAATCCCAATGACTCTAGCGGTGATAATCTCGCTTACCCGGGCTTTATGGATAACAATTCCCTTTTCAGTTTTTATAATTTTAATAATCTATTTGGGACAACAAAAAAAATTAAAACAATTTTTTAGTGTTTTTTTTGTCTTTTTGATAATATTTCTTATTATTTATTTTTTATTTACGAAAAAAGTAGATTTCAGAAAATTTATAAAAGTAAGAGAACATGCTTTTGTCAGTTTGAAAACCGATCTTTCTCTTTTAGAAAGAATTCTTTCTGCTAGGCATTTAATTAATCAATTTAAAAAAAACCCAATTTTTGGTGTTGGTTTAGGAAAGACTTATCCCGGTGTAATTCCTTGGAAAAAAAAGTTGAAATTTTCTTGGATGGATTGTTTATTTATTAATTTGTTATGGAAATTTGGAATAATTGGTTTGATACTATTTTTAGGTGTTTACTATTATTTTTTAAAAAATATTATTAAAATTTTAAAAAAACCTAAGAATAATTTTCAGAAATGGGTTAGTATAGGAATGTTATCGGTTTTTATTTCCTTAGCAATATTAAGTATTGAATCAGGATTTTTATTGATTTATCGATTTAATTTAGTTTTAGCATCTTTATTAGCAATTTTCAATTTGTGGGCACTT is a genomic window of candidate division WOR-3 bacterium containing:
- the wecB gene encoding UDP-N-acetylglucosamine 2-epimerase (non-hydrolyzing), which produces MRIPKILFAFGTRPEAIKLAPVIQEIRKENNKKFFESYVCVTAQHREMLDEVLKLFEIQVDYDLNIMEYNQTPRQVTERILKKFYPCLKKINPDLVIVQGDTTSAFACALLAFYEKIKVAHIEAGLRTEDKYQPYPEEMNRRLISPLADINFAPTKIAEKNLLKENIPKKKIFITGNTVVDALLRIKKKFNIKGNIKKKKNILVTIHRRENWGRPLEEVCEAIKSLTEIFPFLKFYIPVHLNPNVKKVIYRKLENISQVVLLPPLPYFQFLQLMGESFLILTDSGGICEEAPSFNVPVLILRNKTERKEAVIKGLAKLVGTSYKSIIKNVSELIIDSRKYYQMVKKTNPFGDGKAATRIVEYLKFYYGFTTKKPKSFNSGD
- a CDS encoding O-antigen ligase family protein, whose amino-acid sequence is MDLQPKNQNLLTAEIRLNFLSFILFLILQAFFLVISFYYDLRYFLLPLLFFLFLSFLILDKNRLKIFLIFTIFFASLLMKPTSRRWVLLRLEEIPFLVLLFLTFLAFERKEKYRLQTKKDYLLLGFLLWTCFSFFYGIFLGNSLYQAIDDFLLVFFYAFYFLVLIYFQEEKWQKILMVSIIIISVLVSLQYVVPFLLTFHIKRYATDQQHLFNIGYPLLVSYIIFGEKEKYKILAGLSLIPMTLAVIISLTRALWITIPFSVFIILIIYLGQQKKLKQFFSVFFVFLIIFLIIYFLFTKKVDFRKFIKVREHAFVSLKTDLSLLERILSARHLINQFKKNPIFGVGLGKTYPGVIPWKKKLKFSWMDCLFINLLWKFGIIGLILFLGVYYYFLKNIIKILKKPKNNFQKWVSIGMLSVFISLAILSIESGFLLIYRFNLVLASLLAIFNLWALQN